The nucleotide sequence GGGTCGCCCACGACCGGGCGCGATGATCCGGACACCGCGCTGGTGGTGCACCTGGGTATGAGCGGGCAGATGTTGCTGGGGGGTGTTCCACGCGCCGAGCACGTGCGGATCTCCGCCGTGCTCGATGACGGGACGGTGCTGAGCTTTGCCGACCAACGGACCTTCGGCGGGTGGCTGCTTGCCGACCTGGTGAGCGTCGACGGCAGCGTGGTACCGGCGCCGGTCGCGCACCTGGCGCGTGACCCGCTTGACCCGCTATTCGACGCCGACTCCGTCATTAAAGTGTTGCGGGGCAAGCACTCTGAGATCAAACGCCAACTCCTCGACCAGCAGGTGGTGTCGGGAATCGGCAACATCTACGCCGATGAGGCGCTGTGGCGGGCCAAGGTGCACGGCGCCCGGGTGGCCGCCACGCTGACCCGTCGGCAACTGGGCGCGGTTTTGGATGCTGCCGCCGATGTGATGCGTGCGGCGCTGGCCAAGGGCGGGACCTCGTTTGATTCGCTGTATGTGAACGTCAACGGTCAGTCGGGCTACTTCGACCGATCGCTGGACGCGTACGGCCGCGAAGGAGAAAACTGCCGGCGCTGTGGTGCGGTGATGCGTCGGGAAAAGTTCATGAACCGCTCGTCGTCCTACTGCCCGAGATGTCAGCCGCGGCCCCGCCGGTAGCCGGAGTCGAGTTCGTGGGGGTGAGGTGGCGCCGTCCCGGGGCGGTAGTGGTGTCCGGAGCCGGCACCGCAATTTAGTAGAAAGAAGCCATGACGCAACTGTGGGTCGAACGCACCGGCGCCCGCCGCTATACCGGACACAGCTCGCGGGGTGCGCAGGTACTCATCGGCTCTGAGGACGTCGACGGGGTGTTCACCCCGGGCGAGTTGATGAAGATTGCGCTTGCCGCGTGCAGCGGTATGTCCAGTGACCGGCCGCTGGCTCGTCGTCTCGGCGACGACTACCAAGCCGTGGTCAGGGTTTCCGGTGCCGCCGACCGCGATCAGGAACGCTATCCGCTGTTGGAGGAGACCCTGGAGCTGGACCTGTCGGGTTTGTCCGAAGACGAGAAAGAGCGCGTGCGCGTGGTTGTCGACCGGGCTATCGACCTGGTCTGCACCGTGGGCCGCACGCTGAAGTCGGGCACCGTGGTCAACTTCGAGGTCGCCGATGTCGCGCCCGTGTCACAGCCGGATGTGCGGCTGACCGCATGGGTGCACGGTCACGTCCAGGGGGTCGGTTTTCGCTGGTGGACCCGCTGCCGGGCGCTGGAGCTGGGCCTGACCGGTTACGCC is from Mycobacterium marinum and encodes:
- the mutM gene encoding DNA-formamidopyrimidine glycosylase, encoding MPELPEVEVVRRGLQDHVVGRTMTAVRVHHPRAVRRHEAGPADLTARLLGARITGTDRRGKYLWLTLDSGSPTTGRDDPDTALVVHLGMSGQMLLGGVPRAEHVRISAVLDDGTVLSFADQRTFGGWLLADLVSVDGSVVPAPVAHLARDPLDPLFDADSVIKVLRGKHSEIKRQLLDQQVVSGIGNIYADEALWRAKVHGARVAATLTRRQLGAVLDAAADVMRAALAKGGTSFDSLYVNVNGQSGYFDRSLDAYGREGENCRRCGAVMRREKFMNRSSSYCPRCQPRPRR